The Fusarium oxysporum f. sp. lycopersici 4287 chromosome 6, whole genome shotgun sequence DNA segment AAAAGGCAGCCTTGCTGGTAGCCCgtcgtcatcgccgccaCCACCCGCATTTCCTCGTCTCGGATCCCGTTCTAAGGCCATCGCTAAGCAGTATGATGCCGCTTTAACTTTGGCCTCGACTGCCGATTCGTCCGTTGATGACCTTTACAAGATCATTTGGGGCCAACGACGTTTTGTTATTGCAAGCCTCTTAGATAAGAGGAAAAGTAGGGGCAGGCGAAGCTGGACCGGAAACCATAGCTGGTTCCTTGCAGAGTTGAGGAAAGACAATACATCCAGTGGAGATATCTGGTGTTGCCGGCTGTGCGATGATAAGGGTGCGCCTCGATTTTTCAATGCCCAgtcgacatcatcggcatcagctCATCTTTTCAAGTTCGTGGTACTTGCCATTTCCAGGTTATCACTAACGACTTTTAGAGCTCACAGGATCACCGAGACCTTTGAAGCGGGTTCATCTGGTGACCCTTCAGTTCTCGACCTCCAGAGAAATGGATCCAAGAAAcggccagcttcttcttccctccttcttcctcgagcGAAGATGGCACGGATTAGAGAGCTCTCTGTTGGTTATATCCTTAATTCTAATCTCCCCTTTACTATCTTTGAGAGTACCTATCTGCAGGAGCTGTTCCGTCAGCTGGACTCTGATCATTATATTCAGGTGCCCTGGGGTCGAACTGCAACTAAGAAAGATCTAGAGGACATACTTGTTTCAAAGAAAGCggctgtcaaggaggaacTCGATAATGCTGTTACCCAGATACATCTTAGCTTCGACCTCTGGACCTCTCCGAACAGGTTAGCTTTTATTTCCATCTTTGGTCACTTTATCGATCGGAGACACTCATAATCAAAGCCGGCTGCTGGCTTTCAAGAGGCAGATCGGATCTCATGCCGGTGAGAACATCGCTTACACCATAAGAAACGTCGTCCGTGATTGGGGTATCGATTGTAAGCTAGGGGTTTCGATCTGCGATAATGCGGCCAGTAATGATGTTTGCTTGCGAAACCTCTACACAACTCTCGATGCCTCGATAACTCGAGCGGACACGGAGGCACGAAGGATGCGATGTTTCGGTCATATTCTAAACCCCGTTGCCCAAGCCTTCCTCTACGGCGATGATGCAGCTTCTTTCGAACTTCAGTCTGAGGCCTATGACATGTTAGAGcgggttgaagaagatctcgaacACTGGCGAGCCAAGGGACCAGTTGGGAAGCTTCACAATATCGTCAAGTTCATCCGAGCCTCTCCGCAACGCACCGAAGCTTCAAAGCACATGCAAGGGAGCAGGAGGAGGTAGACACATATAAGCTTGCAGAAGAATCAACCGCCGAGGCTGAAGTCATACAGAACAACGCTACGAGATGGAACTCGACTTACATGATGATTGAGCGTGCCTTAGTCAAGCAGTCTgagctcaacagcttcattcAGGAGTTAGGGCTAGAAGCAGACGCCTCGAAAAGGGTTCCTACGGCTGACATTCTGACATCTGATGACTGGAAGGTCCTCAGGGAAGTTAGTCATGTTTTGGAGCCGGTCTACAATATGACGATGAGAACACAGGGATGGGGTACAAGCGGGGGTCACGGTCGGCTCTGGGAAGTCATGACGGGAATGGAGTTTGTCCTAGAACATCTTGGAGACTGAAAGGTTCTCTACGAGGATGAAACTGCTGATCCGGCTGCGGAAGAATGGTATACAACCCAGGGGGAGGAAGCTGGACCGGCCATGGGTGTGACATCAACACTTTCGCGGCCACCGACCGTCGGACAAATCCGGGAGCGACCCTCACGGCAGTCACGGTTACCATCACGACTTCAAGGATACGAAATTACACCATTGCGCCGCCGTCGCGAAACGACTCTTCCAGCTCGCCCACCCGCCAGCTCAGTTTCATGAAGATGCGCTTCCTGTACATTCCCGAGAAGACTACCTGCAAGACGATGCTCGTTCGGTGAGCAATATTGCCAGTATGGAGGGTCAGGAGCGCTCTAGCATTAAGGCAAATATAAACAATGCTTGGATTAAGTTAAACGAGTACTATACTCTCCTCGGACGGTCGCCTCTGTTTGCAGCCTCTGTTCTGAATCCGGACCTTGGGCTCCGGTGGCTGGAGACCAATTGGACTTCCCCAGAACAGctacaatggcttcgagatGCAAAGGACGGCATCAAAGTCTATTTTGAGCGTTGGTATTCGAAGAATGACGATAATGTCTCTGAGAGTGTCTTTATCACGCCTTCGTTGACGCCCCGACCTGAGCAACGTAGGTTTGAGCAGTGGATAAAAAGCCGGCAACCTAAGCTCTCGGCAACAGGCAGTGAACTCGAACGGTATTACAGGCTCGAACCAGAAAGGTGGATGATCTCATTCGTTGGTGGATCGACCATAGCAATGCTTTCCCACGTTTGAGTAGGTTTGCACTGGATGTTCTTGCTATTCCGGCCATGTCAACCGACTGCGAGAGGGCATTCAGTCTTGCGAAGCTTACAGTCAGCTCACAGCGACATTCTCTACTTAGATCGAGCATTGAATCAATCCAGCTACTGAAGAACTGGGTCAGGGGAGGATGTATTACTCTCGGAGGTCTATGCTCGAGTAACAAGGCCGATTAGAATCCGACGGTAGGGTCATGAGGCCGAGGGAAGCTTCACGTGAGCTACGACATATcagatatcaatcaatcaatcaaatcaaatcagaTTCGAATGGTGATTTATCAGTTCAGATCAGATTTGGGTCCTAatctgatttgattgatctgacgGCAGCCCTGCTGTTTCGGAGGTGCCTTTGCATGTCAGTCATATCGAAtcccagcttcttgagtctcTGGTTATCTCGGCCTACATAGACACGCAGCGCAGGGCCACCAAAAGTCATACGCGATAATTTCAGCCGTCAGTAATAGATCAGTGGTTCCTTTTGACTCCGCGGGGTCCAGCTGAGGACCCAGCCATGGCGGCCACTATCTCGTCGATCCCCCGCCTGCAATCCCCCACTCTAACTCAGGATTGGGACGTGGACGGAATATCGACTCTCTCTCGTCGTGATTTGACTTTGCCTGGCAACAATAACAGACATATTCCAAAGATTTGTGAGAAGTATGCAAGAACTCTACAAGATATCATAGACCTCACCAATCATATCTTGCGATTCAAGAAATCGCCACTGAATCACAATCACGACCAGAATCTGGATGACGGATGTCAAAATATCCGTTCTAGCTTCAGCAAAGGCCTTCTCAGTAACACGGTTCGCATAGACGAGAGAAAAAGCGTAGAGTCTCCTCCTCTCCGCCAGGTAGCTAACCCTCATGTTGGCGTTTTCAGATATGATGACAACACGCCAAGAGAGCTGAGAACATATACTAGAAAATATAAGGTGCTCGGGACGTATGCCGACAACGTCTACAGAAAGTGGAATGAACAGATCCGACCAGCTCTGCGTTCACGCCGTCATCATCGGTCTTCAGGCACACTCCCGCTGTACAAATCGGTTCGCTTCGACTCAGCCCTGGAGAATATTCTCTATTTTCATGAGTTGGACCGTCCCTTCGACGTGAGGAAAGATACATCACCTATCACAGATTGTGACAAAACCTGCTGGGCCTTGAGTGTATCACGGACGTCTAAAGGCAGGTCTTCAACATCCATATAGGTACGATGCTGCTCAATGAAGTGGCGCCAATAATCGCCTTGAACAGTTCCTGGGTCAGCGTAGCGGCCGACATGGGGCGTCCAGTCGTATTGGATATCGATATCTCTTTGCAATGATCAAATGGCTATACTAGGCTCTGTTATAGTGGCCAACTTGGCTTTCGAAAAGTCAGTCGTCTGCCGTTTTACATTCGATTTCTGGAAAACTATTTGGGAAACTACAGCTAAATACGATCATGAGACTAATAATATTGGCGAAATACCCGGATATGATCGATTTGTTTTCTCTATAATGCTGGCTAATACCGTTGACTTTGCGGCACAGCCTTTATTCCTTTGTATACGCTATGATGTTAACGGACAAGAATATTGGGATAATAATTCCGGTACCAACTTTCAAGTTGATGTTATAAAGAGATATCTCTGTCGGGGTAATAAAAGGCAGCTATCACCAGCTTTTGCGTGTGCAGTCAACCAGGGTTCCAAAGACAGGgtggaaaaaaagaaaaggctaAAATATTAACACGCTTTTATTCGCACGAGCGATTTAACTTTAGGTAGCCGCTTGCACCAAGTTTCAAAGCATTTTAGGTCCCACTAAGGGACAGAGAGCGATAGTGTCTAAATAATCAGAATTTTGCGCCATAGCTGTTATTATGTTATGGAGACAATTTGTGTAGCTTATAAAGGGAACTCACGAAATCTCAGCCTATTTACATTTCTCCCGGCATTGATAAATCGGCATTGATCCGACAACACACCACTGATTCGGGTTAGATCGCATCTAATTATGTAGACCAGGATCGTTAGCACTTTGATGGCCTGAGCCAGTCTCATTAAAGCCATCGATATCAGCTAGGATAATAGCAGAGTTTGCGACCGTGTTCACAAGTGTAAACTATTCGCGAATATATAGCCACATCTTCATATTTATCATTCTGATGATTATACTCATTATCATAACGTGTCTCAAACTCTGAGTGCCATCCATATACCCAAGATTCGAGTTGCAGCCATCTAGGTCTGCGGTCGTTTTCCTTCCTCAGCCGCATTCTCTCGGTCATTGACTACACGTTCGACAGCAGTTTCAATATCTTCAGCGCCATCAAGCATATCCAGCCAGGCTGTCTGCACCGTCTCATGCTCAAGCAGCAACACAATAACTTCAGCTACAGATGCCCGGCTAACACTACCCCTCGACGTTGTAGTTTTTCCAAGCTCGATCAACCCTGCGGGTTCGTCCGACAGTATGCCCAGGCGAAGACTTATCCCCGAGAAGTTAGCTCGGGTGGACGCCTCCTGAAGAAGTATCTCATCTGCTGCTAATTTAGCTTGACAGTAGCTCAAGAGACCGCCTCTCTGCATCTCTTGCGCGTATATCCAAGCTTCCTCATCCCACCAACTAGGTCGCTCTCGACGACAGTTAATATACGAAATAACAAGTAATTTTTTAACATTCGGCGTCTGGACTGCAGCtttaataaagttaataGCAGCATCGCGGTCGATGGCAAACGTCTAGCGAGGTTTATTAGGCGTTATGTTCGATTGAGTTGATATATTTCTTACTTGGTCAGGCCTTGCCTCCCCACCTGCTCCAGCGCACCAAACAACGGTATCTGGTTTGACTTCATGGAGGATCGATCTTGCTTGGGAAGTATCGTGGACATGTTCCAAATTACGGACCAGCACGTTTAAATCTCCCTGGTTAGCAGTGGCTAGGCTGTTGATCTCGGAGACTTGATCCTGTCTCCGAATGAGACTAGTGACGGTCCACGACTTCTTAAGTAGTTGCTGCGTAAGGATCTGAGCAATCCTTCCATGGCCGCCGACGATCAGAACGTGTCGACTCATTGTAGAAGCTGCCAATTTCTCTAGCGGCGTGCTTTGTTAAGGCAAATCTAATAGTCCAGGTCGCTTAAAGTAGGCCACGCAGATAACTTCTATGTCAAATCTCCGCGCCGGGAAGGGAGGCACTAAAGCAGCTGACAACTAATAACGTTAATTATGCTAACGTGACGATGCGGTACCGAATAATGATGAAATGGCAGGTTTACTACGTCATTATGCAGTCATAATCCATAGCATCAAGCAAGGATGTAGCAGCATATTATGCTTCGTCGGGCATATTACTCTCCATTTGAGGGGCTGGAATTCTCAGATACTCATTTAACAAACCTAGACTGACAAAGAAGCTGTCTCACAAAGCTCATTGGTTATGATCCGGAAGCATTATGCTGTCAGCCATCATCACAGGTGCCACCTGTTACGCTACCCTATGTCAAATCAATGTACATAGCCCAGATATCAACTGCTTTGAACAGGCTTCGGGCACAAGTATTGTCGTCGGAGAAGTTGAAAGAATTTCGTAGCAGCAGCAGGCCCAAAGAATGGGAATACTATCATACTGGGGGCTTTATATAATCGGATATATGACGGTAAAACTGGAATTATACCCTAGCTAAAGTGTAGAACCAAGCCATATTAACGTGTTTTATAAGCGAGTGACCCATATAAGCGAGTGACccaaaaatctcaaccttctcaattAAATCGGCAATAAAAATACCACAAATTATCagatcaattaaaactaatcGCTATATTCTTCTAAATTAACTTCAATTTCctcctgacaggtccttgtATTATGCCCGGCCCTGCCGCATTTGCTACAATGTGAAACCCTCGGTCCCTTTGACCTTCCgcgaccaccacttctcgacgattcggcTGCTACCTGCctatcaacatccatctgatcaattgcttGTGATGCCTCTTCTATAGTCAAGGgccctcctttctgtagtctAGTCCTTTTCCCCCTCCGGCGTCGCTTTACTATCCGATTCTCTTATTCAACTTGTTGAAGCCTATCCTCTAGTAGGACTATCTTATGGATAAGGACGCTTGTTGCCTTCTCAAAATGCTTAACAGCCTCAataattgactctggggagctgctCTTATGATTTCTAACCCTTCCCTGTAGATATTTAGAATGCGATTGGGCCTCTAGTAGTGTCTTTGGGGTCCTTGCAGTCCAAGGGGTTGAAGGTATCGTGACATCTGCGGGAGGTGTCGGGGTCCGTAAttgcacatcaagctttgagataacattttctgggtcaaagggagcaagcccagctcctctaaaacctccTTTGATATTACTTTCTGTGATAGTAGCTCGGTGGGCGGCATGAaaggcaggaaagaactcgatcttggtgatgtgGTTTATAGAGCATCCCATTAGACGCTCTATTTCTCGCCCATAGGCCTTTTTcagcggcccaaagcaccctaaatcaagaggctggagtagATGAGAGGCATGAGCAGGCATACAGAGGgtaataatcttattctCCTCACAATATCTCTCGAATTCGATAgagtggtggctttcatGACCATCGAGGATTAAGAGACGATAAGAACCAACTGATCGGTCCTTTGTTGATCGATCAAAGTGCTGTAGCCAGTCAAGACCTAGCTGGTTATTGGTCCATCCATTTTCGCTCAATGCAATGACCCAATCGCCGGGGAGGTTGCATTCTCGGTACCAATTGGCAAGATGATATTGGCCTGAACCAATGATGAATGGTGCGATCGATTGACCTTCTGCATTGACCGCTTGAATCACAGTAATCCATTCAcgatttccaggctgtaTCTTCTTTGGTATCCCTCGCCTTTCTGAGCTTGTGACGACCATTCCGGGCTCAATCAtacccatcataaagccggtctcatcaaagttccagatatcagCTAATTGGATACCGTATTTCGCGATCGTATTCTCTACGAGGCGAAACCAGCCCTgaataatagtcggatcttcgcatttagctctcttatagtcatatctccgaaaTCGACATGCctttagctctggttgtcgttGGATAAAGTTATGAACCCAGAGCTTGCCGACTGGTAATGCCTCGCGATCGGCAAGTagagaattggccatttTTTCCACAAAATCGCGCCGAAGGGGGAAACCTCGGGAATCTAGGTCAAGGATAAATTGAACTATCGTCTGTTCCTCTAGATCAGATAGGTTCCGTGATTTTGTGGTTATATCACGCTTTGAATGAATGCCATTCCGGCGGCGACCTAAGGTGCGGTGATTGACCTGATATACAGTCGCCGCCTTTCGGATACTTAATTTCGGgtcattttgaagggcctgaagggcaagatgTATCCTAGCTTCATATGAAGGCTGTGGCATATCGGGTTGTTGAAAGATATTGAATTGAATGATGATAATGTAAgttgagggatttttggGTCACTCACTTATATGGGTCACTTGCTtattgttgtttatattgcgcagtagtgctaggtgaaaatatatatttttgTATAACTTGATTGTTCATtagtgagatgagagttcttctcaggtttatatctctaaatgatttcatctaggactttaaactttaaatctaggactttcagactgttagtctgaatcctgaagggaagggggatccccggattttccaacacGCCCCCATCCACCTTGTCTTCAGGGCACAGAGTCATCGTGGACTTCAGTACTCCAAATAATACGACCTGCTTCCTCGATCGGACATGCACTGACTCGAATTGCTTCTAGAAAGTGGCCATGGCTGACGGCGTTCAATGGTTTAGTGAGTCCGTCTGCTACCTGCTCATGTGTGCTGACGTATTGTACATCAATATTCCcggcttcaacttcttctcggaTATGGTGCTCGGTTAACGGAATGTGCTTTGTCCGTTGGTGAAGCTCAGGGTTTCTGCATAGCTTTAGGGAACCCTGATTATCGCCGTTCAGTGGGATAGGCATATGTAGCGGAAGGAACAGTTCAGAGAAGAGGTTCCTAGTCCAGGCTAATTCTCTGGCACACTGGGAGAGTGCTGTATATTCAGCCTCGGTAGTCGATAGTGCCACTGTTTCGTGCCGTTTGGCCCTCCATGAGACTGTAGATCCTTCAAGTTGAACAAGCCATCCAAACGTCGATCTTCCCGTAACAGTGTCGCCTTTCCAATCCGAGTCGGCCCAAGCTGTGATGCTCCAAGCGGATTCAGGATCTTTCTTGACGCCCCCAAGCACCAGGCCGTGGTCTCTTGTCTGCTGTAGATAGCGGAGACCTCTTTTGATCATTCGTGAatgtgttggtgatggattCGACATGTATCTTGAGAGTACCGAGAGTAGGAAAGCTAAATCGGGTCTGGTTTGGGTCATTCCATACATCAGCGAGCCGGTTTTCGAGCTATAgtcttctcgttcttctGGAGAAGCCGAGTCGCCATTGTCTCTTGGTTGCAGTGTCGAGAGTGAATTTCGCTCCATCGGGGTCTTGACCGGTCGGCAATCTTCCAAGCCGAATTTCTTCAGTATTCTGGTAAAATATGCATCCTGGGAAAGGTAGATCAGCCTTGAGTTCCTGTCTCGGGTTATTCTTACTCCAAGAAAATGGCTGGCGGGACCGAGATCAGTCATCGTAAAGATCTCTCCCAGGCGGGCTTTGTACCCTTGGATTGCTTCCTTGTTGCTGCCCATGATGAGGAAGTCATCCACATATGTGATGATAATCACTCCCGTTGTGGGATTGTGATATACGGCCGTGTCAGACGTTGCTTGTCTGAAGTCAAGGGATTCTAAggtcttcttcagcttcttttGCCATTGCCGAGGCGCCTGTTTGAGTCCGTAGAGGGATTTGATCAATTTGCAGATCTTCTCAGTTGAGAATCCTGCCGGACGGTCTTCTGGGTGTTGATCGAAATACTCGACAAGTCCTTCCGGCATTTCGATAAAGACTTGTTCATCGAGATCCCCTTCCAGGAACGCCGTCGACACGTCCATCTGCTCAATTTCCCAGTCAAGACAGGCAGCAACGGTGAGGAGGATTCTCCAAGTCGCCGCTTTGGCAACAGAGGCAAAAGTCTGGTTGTAGTCAAAGCCGAACTGTTGTTCAAAGCCTCTGACCACCAGCCGTGCCTTGAACTTGTCGAGGTTGCCGTCCTCGTttttcttgaccttgaatACCCACTTGACTGTAAGTGGCCTATTGTGAGCTTGGGTGCGGTCCAGCATGCGCCAAGCTCCTTTCTTGAGGAGGCTGCGCAGCTCACTGTGTATTGCTCTGAGCCAATGCTCCCTTTGCGGACCTTGAAGCGCTTCAGTCATTGTTTTGGGCTCAGTGATCACCTCTTTTCGGAGATCGGGCAGCTTAGCTGATGTCATGGATGTTGTCGTCTGTCCATGCTGAGGATTATGCACCTCAGCATGCTGAAGATTGTTCACTTCAGACCTTTGTGGGCTTGGAGTCTTTGTCTGCTCCGTGACGGACTGTGGCCGGCTTGAGATGGGAGCTCCGTTCTTGCGGATTTCCGGCTCAACATCATGCTCAGNNNNNNNNNNNNNNNNNNNNNNNNNNNNNNNNNNNNNNNNNNNNNNNNNNNNNNNNNNNNNNNNNNNNNNNNNNNNNNNNNNNNNNNNNNNNNNNNNNNNNNNNNNNNNNNNNNNNNNNNNNNNNNNNNNNNNNNNNNNNNNNNNNNNNNNNNNNNNNNNNNNNNNNNNNNNNNNNNNNNNNNNNNNNNNNNNNNNNNNNNNNNNNNNNNNNNNNNNNNNNNNNNNNNNNNNNNNNNNNNNNNNNNNNNNNNNNNNNNNNNNNNNNNNNNNNNNNNNNNNNNNNNNNNNNNNNNNNNNNNNNNNNNNNNNNNNNNNNNNNNNNNNNNNNNNNNNNNNNNNNNNNNNNNNNNTTCCTGCGAGAGGGCACCCAGCAGGTGTAGATCTGTGAACCTTCCATGCATAGGTAGATTCCAGCCTCTCCTCTTGGGCCAAACTTGTGTGATCTCAATCTTCGTTCCTGCGGTATGTGTATCGTGACTTGTGAGCCGCAGATTCGTTCTCCGGACAGATCCGGCTTGTTGTCTTGTCCGGGAAAGGCCTCGTTGAGAAAGCTTTCCATGGGAGTGAGGCCATCAATTGCCCTGGTGGCTGTCACGTTTGTCTTGCGCACCATATCTTCCAGGACCAATGGCCAGAGCTCTATCGGGATTCTTTCCGACTCCATGGTTGCTCTGACTttgtcaaagatgatgcGGTTAGAGCGCTCA contains these protein-coding regions:
- a CDS encoding hypothetical protein (At least one base has a quality score < 10), with translation MSRHVLIVGGHGRIAQILTQQLLKKSWTVTSLIRRQDQVSEINSLATANQGDLNVLVRNLEHVHDTSQARSILHEVKPDTVVWCAGAGGEARPDQTFAIDRDAAINFIKAAVQTPNVKKLLVISYINCRRERPSWWDEEAWIYAQEMQRGGLLSYCQAKLAADEILLQEASTRANFSGISLRLGILSDEPAGLIELGKTTTSRGSVSRASVAEVIVLLLEHETVQTAWLDMLDGAEDIETAVERVVNDRENAAEEGKRPQT